ATCACCGAGGCGGGACTCATGCCTTGATTCATCGCGGTGGCATAAATAAGCGGTTTAAACGCGGATCCCGGTTGGCGGTGGGCTTGTACCGCCCGGTTGTATTCACTTCGGTTGAAGTCGTACCCCCCCACCATCGCACGGATCGCCCCTTTCGCTGGATCGATCGCAATCAAGCCGCCCTCGACCAACGGCGTCTGTTCGAACTGGAGAAAAACCGCACCACGGTCGATCTTCTTGATCGCAACCTCGATCACGTCACCGGGTTTTAAGATCTGTTTCAGGTTCGGTTCGACGACGGCATCTTTCGTGGCATCCGGTCCTTTGAGCCGCTTCTTGGCCCAAGCCATATCGTCAAACGCCAACTTGCCGATCGTATTACCCACTTGAACGAGGTAATGATCTTTCGCCACTTTCGCGACCACTCCCTCCCGATAATCGCCAGCGTTTAGCGCATCATTAGCCTCAGCTCCCATTCCCGGGGAAGGAATCGCCGCGACATCAATGGTTCGTAGAGGGCCACGCCAGCCTTGACGCTTATCGAGTTCGCGCAGACCGGCAAAGAATGCTGCCTCTGCATACTTTTGCATTTCGAGGTTGAGCGTGGTGAAGACTTTCAGACCGCCCTTGTAGACCATCGTCTCGCCGTACTTCGCGATTAACAACTGCCGGATGTATTCCACAAAATAAGGTGCGAGTTGGTCACCGCCCGGACGTTTGAAGGCAAGGGGTTCCGCGGCTGCTTGCTCTTGCTCCGCTTGGGTAATGAACCCCGCCTCCTCCATCCGACCCAAAACATGTTCCTGCCGCTTCTTCGCGCGATCATAGGCCACGAACGGAGAGAAACGACTCGGAGACTTCGGGAGCCCGGCAAGAAACGCGGCCTCGGGAAGCGTCAATTTGGCGAGTTCCTTCCCGAAGTAGGTCTGGGCTGCTGCCGCCACACCATAGGCACCTTGACCAAAGTAGATCTGGTTCAAGTAGGTTTCGAGGATCTGTTCCTTCGTCGACACCACCTCCATCTTGTAGGCCAGGATCAACTCGCGAATTTTTCGGCCGTACGACCGTTCGGACGAAAGAAACAACGATCGCGCAAGCTGCTGTGTGATTGTACTCGCTCCTTCGATTCTCCTTCCTCCGTGTCGAATGTTGGTCCAGGCTGCCCGCAAGATCCCGATGTAGTCGAGACCCGGATGTTCGAAGAACCGTGCATCCTCGGTGGCAATAACGGCCTGGGTCAATGTTTTTGGAATTTCCGCCAGGGGCGTCACGATGCGACGTTCGATGAAAAATTGCCCGATGAGCTGTTGATCACTGGAATAGACTTGAGTGACCAGACTCGGTTGATAGTTTTGCAACGATTCCAGGGAGGGCAGATCTTGCGAAAAGTACCAGAGAACGCCGACGGCGGTGGCAGTTCCCGCAAGAACCGTAATCCCAAGTCCAATTAAGCCGATCTGCCACCACCGCCACGGTCGGCGAGGCGGCGGCTGACGAGGGGGGTCCTGGAGCTGTACTGGCCGGTCGATCATGGTCATGGATTGATGCCCTCGCGGGGGCTTGGTGATTGGAAGGACAGTCTAGGATCACCATACCCTGGCAGGGTCTAAAACTCAAGCAGAGGTCGACCGTCTACACGTGCTTGTTCCACTGATCCTCCTTCAGGTATACTGCACCTCGACGCCTGGAGTTCGGGGCGTCTTTTTTTTCGTGTTCAACCAGACTTGTTCCGTGACCATGGACAGATCCTCAACACACAGCGAGACCAGCTCGACCGGTCGGGCTCCAAGAGGGCGCCGGACCGACATCCGCAATATCGCAATTATTGCCCACGTTGATCACGGCAAGACGACGTTAGTTGATGCGTTGCTGCGACAAACCCACGTTCATCGCAAAATTGACGACATGGGTGAACGGATCATGGATTCAATGGATCAGGAACGCGAGCGCGGCATCACTATCCGGGCCAAGAATGCCAGCGTCACCTACAAGGGTGTCAAGATTAACATCGTCGATACGCCCGGCCATGCCGACTTCGGTGGTGAAGTGGAACGGACCCTGCGTATGGTAGACGGTGTGCTGGTTCTGATCGACGCCAAGGAAGGGCCGATGCCCCAAACCACCTTTGTGCTGCGAAAAGCCTTGGCACTCGGTCACAAGGCTATCGTCGTGATCAACAAGATTGACCGGTCAGATGCTGTCATCGATGACGTAGTAAACCGGACTTTTGATCTATTCGTTCACTTAGGCGCGACCGATGAACAGCTAGACTTCTCCATCATCTACACCTCAGCCATCAAAGGCATCGCGACACTCGACGTGAATAAACCCGGATCGGACATCACTCCGCTCCTCGATACGGTGCTTGAGAAGATCCCCGCGCCCGCCATCACCGCGGATGCTCCACTCCAGATTCTGGTCCTCGCGCTCACCTACGATTCCTACAAAGGCAAGATGGGTGTTGGGAAGATTCAATCCGGCTCAATCGCGCGCCGCCAGAATGTGGTCGTGCTCGGCAAAGACGGAGCCCAGGTTTCTGGCAGGGTATCCGATCTCGCGGTGTATTCGGGCCTTGAACGGACCGACGTGGAGCAGGCCGAAGCCGGAGAAATCGTCGCCGTTGCCGGCTTGCCAGACGTGAGCATCGGAGACACCATTGCGGATGCTGACCGGCCCGTGGCGCTGGCGCGCGTCACCATCGATGAGCCGACCGTGCAGATGACTTTCTCGGTGAACAATAGCCCTTTTGCCGGACGCGAAGGCAAGTTTCTCACCTCCCGACACTTGCGCGAACGATTATTCAAGGAACTTGAAACCAACGTATCATTGCGTGTGCAGGAAACTGACACCCCCGATCGATTCCTCGTCGCGGGTCGAGGCGAACTTCACCTCGGTGTGTTGATCGAACAGATGCGGCGTGAAGGATACGAGCTGCAGGTGTCGCAGCCAGAAGTCATTCTGCATCGCGACGGACAGAAGGTCACCGAACCCTATGAAGAACTGACCATTCAGGTTCCGGAGACCTATCAAGGCGCGGTCATCGAAGAAATCGGAAAACGACGCGGCGAAATGCGCCACATGAAGCTTGTGCATTCCGACGCAGGCCCGAGCGAAATGCACCTCGAATATCACATCCCCACGCGAGGGATCATGGGCCTCAAGAATGTTCTGCTCGCTAAGACCCGCGGCACCGTAATCATGCACCACGTGTTTAAAGCCTATGAAGCGGCGAACGAACAAGATTTTCTCGTCGCTCCGCACGGATCTCTTTGCGCATACGAAGATGGAACCAGCACTGCATATGCGCTCTTCATGACTCAGGAGCGAGGCGAATTGTTCATCGGGCCAGGGGTAGATGTTTATCGTGGGATGGTCGTCGGCCAGAACAGCCGGGACGAGGACCTCGACGTGAACGTCTGTAAGGAAAAGCATCTGACCAATATTCGCGCGTCAGGATCGGACGAAGCGTTGATCCTCACACCGCCTCGCGAAATGACGCTCGAGTTCGCGCTCGAGTATATTGGAGCAGACGAATTGGTTGAAGTAACGCCAAAGAATCTCCGCCTGCGGAAACGATTACTGCATCCGGAGGATCGTCGAAAAGCACGCAAGACCGGCAAGTAGGCCATGTATGGAAGGCGGCTGGCCAGGGTCGGTATGAGAATCCGCAAGAAAGTTTCAAAGCCGTCCGCCAAGCGCCCCCCACTCTACTTCATCGGTTACAGAGGAACCGCTCCGCTCCTTAACGAGTTGAGAGTTTGGTATGACTGCGAGTATGGCGGACCGCTGAAGGTGCGCATAGAACCAGACGCTCCTGAGTCATGGCATGCGATTCACGGTCCTTGGACAGCGCACGTCGTGATCCCACTTCCTGCCACACACGCGGAAGGGCTCAAAGACACGTTTGCCTGGGAACACGATTTGATAGGCGCAGTTGCGCCATCTGTCATGCCTCCGCGCGAGATGCCGGACACAATCGTGTTCGCCGCACGGCTGGCTCGAGGTCTCACGCTCCTTGCTCAAGGGACAGCGTTCGACCCAGTAACCCAGCAGTATCTTAACCCCTCGGATTGGCAGGATCGCCCCCTGACCCATTTTGTGATGCCTGACCATATTGCTGTCGCGCAGCGTGACGATGAGCCAGGCAATCGCAGCTGGTGCTATACGCTGGGATTAAGCAAGTTCGGGATAGATGAGTTGGAAACCTTCTTCTCTCGGGGCCTGCCGGATACGTATGCGCGCGAGTTGCTCGGCGAAGCCGTTTGCGAGCTTTTGAGATCCACTCACATTCTAAAGGTTGGCAGCCAACTTCGCCTGACGCTCCTCGGTCAGACGGTCACAATCGTAAATTATCGAACTGCAACTCCAGCCGGACGCACTCTTGGGTTTCGAGAAATCAGGGCTGTCTCGTAATTCTTCCGTTGAATTGCCCACTTATCCCTGTTGGTCTACTCTTCCTAGGTCTTTCGGGCCGTTGACAAGGTTTCGAGCCGCACGGTACAAAACCTACTTACGCTGAAACTTAGGCCGGGCTCAACCATGTGAAGGAGGAATCCAGATGAGTGACGTTGCACCAGAAATTAAGGTAGGTGATAGCGCACCGGACTTTAACTTAAAGGATCAAGACCAGAAGGACATAAAGTTGAGCGACTACAAAGGCAAGAAGAATGTCGTCCTTTGCTTTTACCCGCTTGACTGGAGCCCCGTCTGTCAGGGCGAGAACAAGTGCCTCACTGATGATTTTCCCAAATTCCAGGGGGCTAATGCCGAGCTCTTTGGCATCAGCTGTGACAGCTTCTTCTCCCATAAGGCGTGGGCTGATTCATTGGATCTGAAGCACCGACTGCTGTCCGACGTGCATCGCACCACGGCAAAGGCTTACGGTCTGTATTTCGAACCGTTGAACTGCTCCAAGCGTGCGACCGTCATCGTCGATAAAAACGGCAAGGTCGCCTATGTGAAAGTTCAAGAGATCAAGGTCGCTCGGGAGGACAAGGAAATCCTCGCCGCTCTTGCAAAGCTCAGCTAGCTCCAGAAGCGCGCTGTCTGAGTGCTGATGATGGGATTTCTCCCTTCCTCAGCACTCATCGCTTAATGGGCAGGACCTCAACCCATGTCCGGGATCGTCGAAGACGTCAGCGACGCGAATTATAAAGAGTTTACCGATGCGGCGGCATCGATCGTGGCTTATGGATTGGCGACGTGTGAACCCTGCAAAGCATACGATCCCATTCTCGAAGAGACTGCAGCAAAGTTTCCATCGATTAAAATAGGCAAGGCCAAGATGCACGTGCCCGGCCGCTGCCGGGAGATCAAGAAGACCCACACATTCGAGACCTACCCCACCACCCACTTCTTTTCAAAGGGGAAGCTGCTCCTGGCACGGGAGGGCATTGTGGAGCCCGCCGAGCTTGCAGCGCTAATCGCAGATCATCTCCAGCAATAACGCGCCTGGATTAGAGAAGAGTGCCAATCTGCTCAGGAAATCCTCGATCTCCTTGACTCCCGCAAACCCTGTAGTAATGTCAAAGAAGCCCCATTGCTGACAGGAATCGGATAGCCTGCAGCGAGGCGATTGACGAGGCAAAGGATGGCCTCTTCTTCACGAGCAATCGAGTTCCCATCGTACGACGCCCGAGTCCTGCTTAATTCCCAGCCAGTCATAGTTTCTGTTATTGACCCAGATACCCATCAGGTGCAGTTCCAAAACGAGACCGGCTTGAAAACATTCGGCGACATCGGAGGATTTTCTTGCTACGAGAAGATTGCTGGCTGCCAGACACCCTGTTCCTTTTGCCGGATGCCTGAGGCTGTCAAGACCGGCTCGGTCATTTCCAGCGAGGTCCCTCTTCCTGGTGACAAATACCTGTTGGTCCACTGGTCCAAGGCTCCGACGATTGATGGACGTCTTCACATCATAGAAACAATTACCGATATCACGGAACACAAACGGACCGAACAGGCTCTTCATCACGCACAGAAAATGGAAGCCGTCGGACGGCTAGCGGGAGGCATTGCACATGACTTCAATA
This DNA window, taken from Nitrospiraceae bacterium, encodes the following:
- a CDS encoding redoxin domain-containing protein, whose product is MSDVAPEIKVGDSAPDFNLKDQDQKDIKLSDYKGKKNVVLCFYPLDWSPVCQGENKCLTDDFPKFQGANAELFGISCDSFFSHKAWADSLDLKHRLLSDVHRTTAKAYGLYFEPLNCSKRATVIVDKNGKVAYVKVQEIKVAREDKEILAALAKLS
- the typA gene encoding translational GTPase TypA gives rise to the protein MDRSSTHSETSSTGRAPRGRRTDIRNIAIIAHVDHGKTTLVDALLRQTHVHRKIDDMGERIMDSMDQERERGITIRAKNASVTYKGVKINIVDTPGHADFGGEVERTLRMVDGVLVLIDAKEGPMPQTTFVLRKALALGHKAIVVINKIDRSDAVIDDVVNRTFDLFVHLGATDEQLDFSIIYTSAIKGIATLDVNKPGSDITPLLDTVLEKIPAPAITADAPLQILVLALTYDSYKGKMGVGKIQSGSIARRQNVVVLGKDGAQVSGRVSDLAVYSGLERTDVEQAEAGEIVAVAGLPDVSIGDTIADADRPVALARVTIDEPTVQMTFSVNNSPFAGREGKFLTSRHLRERLFKELETNVSLRVQETDTPDRFLVAGRGELHLGVLIEQMRREGYELQVSQPEVILHRDGQKVTEPYEELTIQVPETYQGAVIEEIGKRRGEMRHMKLVHSDAGPSEMHLEYHIPTRGIMGLKNVLLAKTRGTVIMHHVFKAYEAANEQDFLVAPHGSLCAYEDGTSTAYALFMTQERGELFIGPGVDVYRGMVVGQNSRDEDLDVNVCKEKHLTNIRASGSDEALILTPPREMTLEFALEYIGADELVEVTPKNLRLRKRLLHPEDRRKARKTGK
- a CDS encoding thioredoxin family protein, coding for MSGIVEDVSDANYKEFTDAAASIVAYGLATCEPCKAYDPILEETAAKFPSIKIGKAKMHVPGRCREIKKTHTFETYPTTHFFSKGKLLLAREGIVEPAELAALIADHLQQ
- a CDS encoding PBP1A family penicillin-binding protein, with translation MTMIDRPVQLQDPPRQPPPRRPWRWWQIGLIGLGITVLAGTATAVGVLWYFSQDLPSLESLQNYQPSLVTQVYSSDQQLIGQFFIERRIVTPLAEIPKTLTQAVIATEDARFFEHPGLDYIGILRAAWTNIRHGGRRIEGASTITQQLARSLFLSSERSYGRKIRELILAYKMEVVSTKEQILETYLNQIYFGQGAYGVAAAAQTYFGKELAKLTLPEAAFLAGLPKSPSRFSPFVAYDRAKKRQEHVLGRMEEAGFITQAEQEQAAAEPLAFKRPGGDQLAPYFVEYIRQLLIAKYGETMVYKGGLKVFTTLNLEMQKYAEAAFFAGLRELDKRQGWRGPLRTIDVAAIPSPGMGAEANDALNAGDYREGVVAKVAKDHYLVQVGNTIGKLAFDDMAWAKKRLKGPDATKDAVVEPNLKQILKPGDVIEVAIKKIDRGAVFLQFEQTPLVEGGLIAIDPAKGAIRAMVGGYDFNRSEYNRAVQAHRQPGSAFKPLIYATAMNQGMSPASVILDAPVVYEQEQEDKTWKPENYGKKFHGMVSLRDALAHSHNLATVRLLEKIGVKNVIDFAQTVGITSPLAADLSLGLGSSSVGLLELTSAYGVFLNQGSRAEPYAIFFVKDNAGKVLELAEPEAHEVISKETAYLITNMMEDVIRKGTGQAAKVIDRPIAGKTGTTNEFINAWFIGGTPNLVTGVYVGFDDRRSLGETESGAHAALPIWINFMREALKQVPVVPFTIPDGVTFVKVDPSTGLLESEQEGTSGTVELFARGSEPTQTSQRRLDPTDFYKLDQIGEGSP